A single Crateriforma conspicua DNA region contains:
- a CDS encoding excinuclease ABC subunit UvrC: MTQPLPDTPGFQQAAAKVKTFPTSPGVYLMKDSAGVVIYVGKAKNLRSRAGSYFLKAAAEDMRTADWIGEIADIDFLETDSEVDALLTESRLIKDIQPRHNKDLKDDKTFPYLMITTREEFPRVEVTREPKQKGVKLYGPFTSAGALRGAIQVMQRIFKFRTCSLDISESDERWNWFRPCLLASIQQCTAPCNFRISKEDYRRDIRRLQTFLEGGRTKLLKEMTQEMQSASKNLDFERAAVLRDEIRMLERLDERGELDTHAQPEVFYIDPKKGLAGLRKVLHLSETPRVIEGVDIAHLGGGQTVASLVQFIDGLPFKPGYRRFRIKDVSGIDDFRSIYEVVSRRFRKLSNDGETFPDILLIDGGKGQLNSAMAAFRDQEITPPTVISLAKRDEEIFRPGESEPIRLSKSAFALRLLQYVRDESHRFAQHYHHILRSKATLDDR; the protein is encoded by the coding sequence ATGACTCAGCCTCTGCCCGACACGCCCGGCTTTCAACAGGCGGCCGCGAAAGTCAAAACGTTTCCGACCAGCCCCGGCGTCTATTTGATGAAAGACTCCGCCGGGGTGGTGATCTATGTCGGCAAAGCAAAGAACCTGCGCAGCCGCGCGGGCAGCTATTTTTTGAAAGCCGCCGCCGAAGACATGCGGACCGCCGATTGGATCGGCGAAATCGCGGACATCGACTTCTTGGAAACCGACAGCGAAGTCGACGCGTTGTTGACCGAATCACGGCTGATCAAAGACATCCAGCCGCGGCACAACAAAGATCTGAAGGACGACAAGACGTTTCCGTACCTGATGATCACCACCCGCGAAGAATTCCCACGCGTGGAGGTCACCCGCGAACCCAAACAAAAAGGCGTCAAACTGTACGGCCCCTTCACCAGCGCCGGTGCATTGCGGGGGGCCATCCAAGTGATGCAGCGGATTTTTAAATTTCGCACTTGCAGTCTGGACATCAGCGAATCGGACGAACGTTGGAACTGGTTCCGACCGTGTTTGCTGGCCAGCATTCAACAGTGCACCGCGCCGTGCAATTTCCGCATCAGCAAGGAAGATTATCGACGCGACATCCGGCGGCTGCAAACCTTCCTGGAAGGCGGGCGAACGAAACTGTTGAAGGAAATGACCCAGGAGATGCAGTCGGCCAGCAAGAACCTGGACTTCGAACGAGCGGCCGTGTTACGGGATGAGATCCGGATGCTGGAGCGTCTGGACGAACGCGGCGAACTGGACACCCATGCCCAGCCGGAGGTCTTTTATATCGATCCGAAAAAGGGCCTGGCGGGATTGCGCAAAGTGTTGCACCTGAGCGAAACGCCGCGGGTGATCGAAGGCGTCGACATCGCGCACCTGGGTGGCGGCCAGACGGTTGCCAGTCTGGTGCAATTCATCGACGGTCTGCCTTTCAAACCTGGCTATCGACGCTTTCGCATCAAGGACGTTTCGGGGATCGATGACTTTCGCAGCATCTATGAAGTCGTTTCGCGACGTTTCCGCAAGCTCAGCAACGACGGCGAAACGTTCCCCGACATCCTGTTGATCGACGGCGGTAAAGGCCAATTGAACAGCGCGATGGCGGCGTTCCGTGACCAGGAAATCACTCCGCCCACGGTGATCAGTTTGGCCAAACGCGACGAAGAAATCTTTCGACCGGGCGAAAGCGAACCGATCCGGCTTAGCAAAAGTGCCTTCGCCCTGCGGTTGTTGCAGTACGTCCGCGACGAATCGCACCGCTTTGCCCAGCACTATCACCACATCCTGCGGTCCAAAGCCACGCTGGATGATCGCTAG
- a CDS encoding FG-GAP repeat domain-containing protein has protein sequence MLNRITTQLCVASLLVICQSTLTFGDETTPRFQWSVQTIDQIQIGYGVQLEDVNGDGKRDIVLADKRTIQWYESPSWTKHVIAEDLTKRDNVCVTARDIDGDGRCEIAIGGQWNYRESVKDGAVFYLVPPQDRTQLWEPVRLHHDPSTHRMHWVRTGTDQYRLIVKPLRGKGSVDGDGPALRILEYTMPQDPREPWNYSVVSESLHLSHNFHRVNWDDDPEEELIVAAKEGVWHFDRGNDGWTPRQLTEDFAGEIRDGRLPNGKRFIVTIEPKHGSTSAVYVQSNDGGLWQRQAVLDQALKDGHALACADFLGVGSDQIVVGWRAMNDTGIPGIKMFIPAAEDRSHWTEQRLTAEEIAVEDLKVADMNDDGKVDIVAAARQTKNLVILFNETP, from the coding sequence ATGTTGAATCGAATCACGACGCAGCTTTGCGTGGCCAGCCTCCTGGTAATCTGTCAATCGACTCTTACATTCGGCGACGAAACGACGCCCCGGTTTCAGTGGTCCGTCCAAACGATTGATCAGATTCAGATCGGTTATGGCGTGCAATTGGAAGATGTCAACGGCGACGGCAAACGCGACATCGTGCTGGCCGACAAACGGACGATCCAGTGGTACGAAAGCCCGTCGTGGACGAAGCATGTGATCGCGGAAGACCTGACCAAACGTGACAACGTCTGCGTCACGGCTCGAGACATCGATGGCGACGGACGCTGTGAAATTGCGATCGGAGGCCAGTGGAACTATCGCGAGAGTGTGAAGGATGGCGCGGTTTTCTACCTGGTTCCGCCTCAGGATCGCACGCAGCTTTGGGAACCGGTTCGCTTGCATCATGACCCCAGCACGCATCGCATGCACTGGGTTCGAACCGGGACCGATCAGTACCGTCTGATCGTCAAACCGTTACGCGGCAAGGGAAGCGTTGACGGTGACGGCCCCGCCCTGCGGATCTTGGAATACACGATGCCGCAGGATCCACGCGAACCATGGAATTACTCGGTCGTCAGTGAATCGTTGCACCTTTCCCACAACTTTCACCGCGTCAATTGGGACGACGATCCCGAAGAAGAGTTGATCGTAGCGGCAAAGGAAGGTGTGTGGCACTTCGACCGCGGCAACGATGGCTGGACCCCGCGTCAATTGACCGAGGACTTCGCCGGTGAAATCCGCGACGGACGACTGCCCAACGGAAAACGATTCATCGTGACGATTGAACCGAAACATGGTTCGACCAGCGCGGTCTACGTGCAATCAAACGACGGCGGTCTGTGGCAACGACAGGCCGTTCTGGATCAGGCACTGAAAGACGGCCATGCACTAGCCTGTGCGGATTTCCTGGGTGTCGGTTCCGACCAAATCGTCGTGGGATGGCGAGCGATGAATGATACGGGGATTCCCGGCATTAAGATGTTCATTCCGGCAGCCGAAGACAGATCGCATTGGACCGAACAGAGGTTGACCGCGGAGGAAATCGCCGTCGAAGATCTGAAGGTTGCCGACATGAACGACGACGGCAAAGTCGACATCGTCGCTGCGGCACGACAAACGAAGAACCTCGTCATCCTATTCAACGAGACACCCTGA
- a CDS encoding glycoside hydrolase family 3 protein, translating to MFQSRLALFSLVWFVALGGVASSQNDGEVHPQIWPESESPVGLDPKIESRITKLISQMTLRQKVGQVIQADIGSIQPDDLKTYPLGSVLNGGNSAPGGDNRADAQAWLDLADAFYQASRQCDLQGGPYIPLMWGTDAVHGHNNIVGATFFPHNIGLGATRNPKLLREIGAVTAKEIRVTGQEWTFAPTIAVVRDDRWGRTYEGYSEDPAVTASYTGELIEGIQGVAGQDDFLTGAHVIATAKHFVGDGGTFGGKDQGDNQMSEEDLRDLQAAGYPVAINAGVQCVMASFSSWQGKKIHGHRGLLTDVLKGRMGFDGFIVGDWNAHGQVPGCTVTDALPVLNAGLDMFMAPDSWKGMFDSLMQHAEAGEVDMARLDDAVRRILRVKLRAKLFDAGLPSTRPFAGDFDQLGTPEHRDVARRAVRQSLVMLKNNKQTLPLSPSSTILVAGDGADNIGKQCGGWSLSWQGTGNSNDDFPGGTSIYDGLKAQMNAAGGDAILASEAAPGIKPDAVLVVFGEDPYAEFQGDVETLAYKPEDRSDLQLLQQYHDQGIPTVGVFLSGRPLWVNAEINATDAFVAAWLPGSEGVGVADVLLAKTDGTPQYDFQGKLPYSWPRTPDQTPLNVGDENYDPLFAYGYGLTYGDQVTVGELAESYDAQNLAGRSRFFQSGRAVAPWQMTLAADDETVAVRATRAATTDGTLQIYSADEKAQEDIRVVRWNGARPAAFAFTSPTPVELASDQKSIRIRLRVDQPASEDVTLRLSASDSSATVSITDRIAAAGQGQWVSLTVPLTSFSNSDAALSGCSGIEIATDGSLQISVSDIDLQ from the coding sequence ATGTTTCAGTCTCGACTTGCTCTGTTTTCACTCGTCTGGTTCGTTGCGCTCGGCGGCGTCGCATCGTCACAAAACGATGGCGAGGTTCATCCACAGATTTGGCCAGAATCAGAAAGCCCCGTGGGCTTGGACCCGAAGATTGAATCGCGGATCACGAAACTGATCAGCCAGATGACGCTGCGACAAAAGGTCGGCCAAGTCATTCAGGCGGACATCGGTTCGATTCAACCCGACGACCTGAAAACCTATCCGCTGGGGTCCGTATTGAATGGCGGTAACTCAGCCCCCGGCGGCGACAACCGTGCCGATGCACAGGCGTGGTTAGATCTGGCCGACGCGTTTTACCAGGCCAGCCGACAGTGTGATCTGCAGGGTGGTCCGTACATTCCGTTGATGTGGGGTACCGACGCCGTTCACGGTCACAACAACATTGTCGGTGCAACTTTCTTTCCCCACAACATCGGACTGGGCGCGACACGCAATCCCAAGTTGCTGCGCGAGATCGGCGCCGTGACGGCCAAGGAGATTCGCGTCACCGGCCAAGAGTGGACTTTTGCGCCGACGATTGCGGTGGTGCGAGACGACCGTTGGGGACGAACCTATGAAGGTTATTCCGAAGATCCCGCGGTGACCGCCAGTTACACCGGAGAATTGATTGAAGGTATTCAAGGCGTCGCCGGACAGGACGACTTTTTGACCGGCGCCCACGTGATCGCCACGGCCAAACACTTTGTCGGAGACGGTGGCACATTCGGCGGGAAAGACCAAGGCGACAATCAGATGTCTGAGGAAGACCTGCGTGATTTGCAGGCTGCGGGTTACCCGGTGGCGATCAACGCCGGCGTCCAGTGCGTGATGGCTTCGTTTTCCAGTTGGCAAGGCAAAAAGATTCACGGTCATCGCGGCCTGTTGACGGATGTTTTGAAAGGCCGCATGGGGTTTGACGGATTCATCGTCGGCGACTGGAACGCACACGGCCAAGTCCCGGGCTGTACCGTCACCGACGCGTTGCCGGTTTTGAACGCCGGCCTGGACATGTTCATGGCACCGGACAGTTGGAAAGGAATGTTTGACAGTCTGATGCAACACGCCGAAGCGGGCGAAGTCGACATGGCACGACTGGACGATGCAGTCCGGCGGATCTTGCGGGTCAAGTTGCGGGCCAAGCTGTTCGATGCAGGTTTGCCGTCGACACGCCCGTTCGCTGGCGACTTTGACCAGCTTGGAACTCCCGAGCATCGTGACGTCGCACGCCGTGCCGTCCGCCAGTCGTTGGTCATGTTGAAGAACAACAAACAAACGCTGCCGCTATCACCGTCGTCCACGATCCTGGTCGCCGGCGACGGAGCGGACAACATCGGAAAACAGTGCGGGGGTTGGTCGTTGTCTTGGCAGGGCACGGGCAACAGCAACGATGATTTTCCCGGCGGCACGTCGATCTACGACGGGTTGAAAGCTCAGATGAATGCAGCGGGTGGTGACGCCATCCTTGCGTCCGAAGCGGCCCCCGGGATCAAACCCGACGCGGTTCTGGTCGTCTTTGGCGAAGACCCGTATGCGGAATTTCAAGGCGACGTGGAAACACTGGCGTACAAGCCAGAAGACCGCTCCGATCTGCAATTGCTTCAGCAGTACCACGATCAGGGTATCCCGACGGTCGGTGTATTCTTGTCGGGACGACCGCTGTGGGTGAACGCAGAAATCAATGCGACCGATGCGTTTGTGGCCGCTTGGCTGCCTGGTTCGGAGGGCGTGGGCGTCGCCGACGTTTTGCTGGCGAAGACCGATGGCACGCCGCAGTATGACTTCCAAGGCAAGCTGCCCTATTCATGGCCGCGGACTCCAGACCAAACGCCGCTGAATGTTGGCGATGAAAACTATGATCCGTTGTTCGCTTATGGATACGGTTTGACTTACGGTGATCAGGTCACCGTTGGCGAATTGGCCGAATCTTACGACGCCCAAAACTTGGCCGGCCGGTCACGGTTTTTCCAGTCCGGTCGCGCGGTTGCACCGTGGCAGATGACGCTGGCGGCGGACGACGAGACCGTGGCCGTTCGTGCCACCCGAGCCGCAACGACCGATGGGACCTTGCAAATCTATTCCGCCGACGAGAAGGCGCAGGAAGACATCCGAGTCGTTCGTTGGAACGGGGCACGGCCAGCCGCTTTCGCCTTCACGTCGCCAACGCCCGTGGAATTGGCGTCGGATCAAAAGTCGATTCGGATTCGGTTGCGTGTCGACCAACCGGCCAGCGAAGACGTGACGCTGCGTCTGTCGGCGAGCGATTCATCCGCCACAGTGTCGATCACAGACCGGATCGCAGCCGCCGGCCAGGGACAATGGGTGAGTCTGACGGTTCCGCTGACGTCGTTTTCCAATTCCGACGCCGCCCTTTCCGGTTGCTCGGGGATTGAAATCGCCACCGATGGCAGTCTGCAAATCAGCGTCTCCGACATCGATTTGCAGTAG
- a CDS encoding patatin-like phospholipase family protein gives MKIALAFSGGGVRATVFHLGVLARLARQDLLGNVTTVSSVSGGSLAAGLVLSRSGYRWPSSEEYLRHVVPDIHQLLTTRDVQRSFVFKSLTFPWRLARGRASVLGDTLRRHWGIDGKLADLPDSPRIIINATCYQTGKNWRFQRDVMGDYQTKYVRNPDFRLSHALAASAAVPGLIGSLVVKTRSHRWAEHQPHGWQAVEPGYKRLNLWDGGVYDNLGVESLFKPGAGLREGTDFLLVSDASRALAGTPRRSKAHPGYVEASLRLVDVATDQVRSLRARMLIDFFKQNPGCGAYLRLGLRSKGSDARSRLNGQDALTEDEVKRVADMETTLRRLGHGEFSLLFRHGYEVADATMVKHGDKLLRIQPQNHVQFKAA, from the coding sequence ATGAAGATTGCACTCGCGTTTTCCGGCGGCGGCGTTCGTGCCACGGTGTTTCACCTCGGCGTGCTCGCGCGTCTTGCCCGTCAAGACTTGCTGGGCAACGTGACCACGGTCAGCAGCGTTTCCGGCGGCAGCCTGGCGGCCGGTCTGGTCCTGTCGCGATCAGGTTATCGTTGGCCGTCCAGCGAGGAATACCTGCGCCACGTCGTGCCTGATATACACCAGTTGCTGACGACACGGGACGTCCAGCGTTCGTTTGTTTTCAAGTCGCTGACGTTCCCTTGGCGTCTCGCACGTGGCAGAGCATCGGTCCTGGGCGATACGCTGCGTAGGCATTGGGGTATCGACGGTAAATTGGCCGACCTGCCCGATTCACCTCGGATCATCATCAACGCCACGTGCTACCAAACGGGAAAGAACTGGCGTTTCCAGCGTGACGTGATGGGGGACTATCAAACCAAGTATGTGCGTAACCCCGACTTTCGCCTGTCACATGCGCTGGCGGCATCCGCAGCCGTTCCCGGTTTGATCGGCTCCCTGGTCGTCAAAACTCGCAGCCATCGATGGGCCGAACACCAGCCGCATGGTTGGCAGGCCGTCGAACCGGGTTACAAACGTTTGAACCTGTGGGATGGCGGTGTGTATGACAACCTTGGCGTCGAATCATTGTTCAAGCCCGGTGCCGGTCTGCGAGAAGGAACCGACTTTCTATTGGTCAGCGATGCCTCGCGCGCATTGGCGGGTACGCCACGCCGATCCAAAGCACATCCGGGGTACGTGGAGGCATCCTTGCGACTGGTGGATGTTGCAACAGATCAAGTCCGCAGTCTTCGCGCCCGCATGCTGATCGACTTCTTCAAACAGAATCCCGGATGCGGAGCCTATCTGCGATTGGGGCTGCGCAGCAAAGGCAGCGACGCCCGCAGCAGATTGAACGGCCAGGATGCGTTGACCGAAGACGAAGTCAAACGGGTTGCCGACATGGAAACCACGTTGCGACGACTCGGCCATGGCGAATTCAGCCTGCTATTTCGACACGGCTACGAAGTTGCCGACGCAACGATGGTCAAGCACGGGGACAAGTTGCTGCGAATCCAACCACAAAATCACGTCCAGTTCAAAGCTGCCTAG
- a CDS encoding sulfatase family protein, with protein MNDVSIRKLIALLAIAVASTLAGSSARCADTHQPKSDRPNVVFFIADDMLPHHFNCLAEGKGRNLTPNLDRLAGEGVVMVNQYCASPICTPSRYNVLTGTYASRATNPAFLQTTQNNGGQTKVEFNTHIMKDTPTLPRMLKRAGYETAMVGKNHVVEVAGLETFPDFDASAKAPENITRLKANHDKVCQAIREIGFDYVDRVYHNNPHFLGLHEVAVQNMEWITEGAINFLDQDHDRPFFLYMATTVPHGPTNGPQSWNADPLISPLGYLDRAPDVQPARQTIPERIRQAGLSVNDDTCNLLWLDDAVGALIKKLEQTNQLQNTVFFFYSDHGQKAKGTLYEGGVHNPSIVWRPGGFPVGSTSDALVHVVDFAPTIVQIAGVDPSTGSFDGESFLGYLNGTPATSDRVLYFELGYTRAVRKGSWKYLAVRYPADIENMSMEQRKRTLENWNAARRRRHVRIVTEDPSLPFSHLTAIPGGGDAESGSTGSLPGYYDRDQLYNLDDDPGEQNNLAGAPEYAEKLREMKQILNAHVLRLPGTFGEFGK; from the coding sequence ATGAACGACGTATCGATTCGGAAACTCATCGCATTGTTGGCGATCGCCGTCGCGTCGACCCTCGCCGGTTCCAGCGCGCGGTGCGCCGATACGCATCAACCAAAGTCCGATCGCCCCAATGTTGTCTTCTTCATTGCCGATGACATGCTGCCGCATCATTTCAATTGTTTGGCCGAAGGCAAAGGCCGCAATCTGACACCGAACCTGGATCGGTTGGCGGGCGAGGGCGTGGTGATGGTGAACCAGTATTGCGCTTCGCCGATTTGTACCCCCAGCCGCTACAACGTTTTGACCGGTACCTATGCCAGTCGAGCGACGAACCCCGCTTTCCTGCAAACCACGCAGAACAATGGGGGTCAGACCAAGGTGGAGTTCAACACGCACATCATGAAGGACACCCCGACGCTGCCGCGAATGCTGAAGCGGGCGGGGTACGAAACCGCGATGGTGGGCAAGAACCACGTGGTGGAGGTCGCGGGGTTGGAAACGTTTCCGGATTTTGATGCCAGTGCCAAAGCCCCCGAGAACATCACGCGATTAAAAGCCAACCATGACAAGGTTTGCCAAGCAATTCGTGAAATCGGATTCGATTACGTTGACCGTGTTTATCACAATAACCCGCACTTCCTGGGGCTTCACGAAGTCGCGGTCCAGAACATGGAATGGATCACCGAGGGGGCGATCAACTTTCTGGACCAGGATCATGATCGTCCGTTCTTTCTGTACATGGCCACGACCGTTCCTCATGGTCCCACCAATGGTCCGCAATCATGGAACGCCGATCCGCTGATTTCGCCGCTCGGGTACTTGGATCGTGCTCCCGATGTACAACCCGCACGACAAACGATTCCAGAACGGATTCGCCAAGCCGGGCTTTCGGTCAACGACGACACGTGCAATCTGTTGTGGCTGGACGACGCGGTCGGGGCGCTGATCAAAAAGCTGGAACAGACCAATCAGTTGCAGAACACGGTATTCTTCTTCTACAGCGATCACGGTCAAAAGGCCAAAGGCACTTTGTACGAAGGCGGCGTGCACAACCCCAGTATCGTTTGGCGACCGGGCGGTTTCCCGGTCGGATCGACCAGCGATGCACTCGTTCACGTCGTCGATTTTGCACCGACCATCGTGCAAATCGCCGGGGTGGATCCATCGACAGGTTCATTCGATGGTGAGAGCTTTCTGGGTTATCTGAACGGAACGCCCGCAACCAGCGATCGCGTCTTGTATTTCGAGCTTGGTTACACCCGCGCCGTCCGCAAAGGTTCTTGGAAGTACTTGGCGGTGCGGTATCCGGCTGACATTGAAAACATGTCGATGGAACAGCGGAAACGAACTCTGGAAAACTGGAACGCCGCACGGCGACGGCGGCACGTTCGGATCGTGACCGAAGACCCGAGTCTGCCGTTCAGCCATCTGACCGCGATCCCCGGCGGCGGTGACGCCGAGAGCGGTTCGACGGGCAGTCTGCCGGGATACTATGACCGCGACCAGTTGTACAACTTGGACGACGATCCTGGCGAGCAGAACAACTTGGCCGGCGCCCCGGAGTACGCGGAGAAACTGCGCGAGATGAAACAGATCTTGAACGCCCATGTATTGCGGCTTCCGGGGACGTTCGGCGAGTTCGGAAAGTAG
- a CDS encoding IS4 family transposase, whose amino-acid sequence MPNRPPKQRSPTTESLGSDRDAASEDSPDIRAAELQGLKFFKKIRPLLDSLHEIGTARDKSCNRDLHMDQYGVLVLMWMFNPILTSLRGLQQASTLKDVQKKFGVGRASLGSLSESVSIFDPEPLKKIAAELATEVPSADPSKFDVIGHQLTAVDGSVFKTAVRVASLAWLPDKAGGTTKGRSVDGYRMHTHFEILRGIPERIDATPAKPKGKDDEKAVLASVLQPDRCYVIDRGYAKFELFNQINAARSSYICRARDNSTPKILCERDLTAADRDAGVRIDREVVLGAHTSNRKTVASDHPVRYIEIEVPPHVRTGSKGSHCDGRLRLVTNLMDVPAELIAEAYRLRWLIELFFRMIKQLLGCRHLLSTKPAGVEIQMYLAIIACLLILIYTGGQPNKRTYEMICFYLLGWASLEELEAHIKKLKPKAL is encoded by the coding sequence GTGCCGAACCGACCCCCTAAACAACGAAGCCCAACGACCGAGAGCCTCGGCAGCGACAGGGATGCGGCCTCGGAAGACTCGCCTGATATTCGCGCCGCGGAACTGCAGGGCCTGAAGTTCTTCAAGAAGATCCGGCCACTGTTGGATTCCCTGCACGAGATCGGTACTGCACGCGACAAATCCTGCAATCGTGATTTGCACATGGACCAGTACGGCGTGCTAGTTCTTATGTGGATGTTCAATCCGATCCTGACATCGCTTCGTGGACTACAGCAAGCCAGCACACTCAAAGATGTCCAGAAGAAGTTCGGCGTCGGGCGAGCTTCGCTGGGATCGCTCTCCGAGTCGGTGAGCATCTTTGACCCCGAGCCGCTCAAGAAGATCGCCGCGGAGCTTGCTACCGAAGTGCCCTCGGCCGACCCATCGAAGTTTGATGTGATCGGACATCAACTCACCGCCGTCGATGGCAGCGTCTTCAAGACGGCCGTGCGTGTGGCATCTTTGGCTTGGCTGCCTGATAAGGCAGGCGGAACGACTAAAGGTAGGTCGGTTGATGGATACCGCATGCACACTCATTTCGAGATCCTTCGCGGAATCCCCGAGCGAATCGATGCCACGCCAGCCAAGCCCAAGGGGAAAGATGACGAAAAGGCAGTCCTGGCTTCCGTCTTGCAACCAGATCGCTGCTATGTGATTGATCGTGGGTATGCCAAGTTTGAATTGTTCAACCAAATCAACGCCGCCCGAAGCAGCTACATTTGCCGAGCCCGCGACAACAGCACGCCGAAGATCCTTTGTGAGCGAGACCTAACCGCAGCAGATCGCGACGCCGGTGTCCGCATCGACCGAGAAGTCGTTTTGGGAGCTCACACCAGCAACCGCAAAACGGTCGCAAGCGATCATCCGGTTCGTTACATCGAAATCGAAGTCCCGCCGCATGTCCGCACTGGCAGCAAAGGCTCTCACTGCGATGGTCGACTGCGATTGGTCACGAACTTAATGGACGTTCCGGCGGAACTGATTGCCGAAGCCTACCGGCTTCGCTGGCTCATCGAACTGTTCTTCCGAATGATCAAACAGCTTCTGGGCTGTCGGCATCTACTGAGCACCAAGCCGGCAGGCGTCGAGATTCAAATGTACTTAGCCATCATCGCTTGCCTGCTGATCCTGATCTACACCGGGGGTCAACCGAACAAACGGACCTACGAGATGATCTGCTTTTATTTACTCGGCTGGGCGAGCTTGGAGGAACTAGAAGCTCATATCAAAAAATTGAAACCGAAGGCTCTGTAG
- a CDS encoding Gfo/Idh/MocA family protein: protein MSRVAIHSRRRFLQAMAATGAAGVSLAASPRSMAAISPNERPVFATIGLRNQGWTITSKSFKYADFAALADVDANVLGENIEKVKERQGTAPEGYADYRKVLERKDIDAVMIATPDHWHTKIAVEAMLAGKDVYCEKPLTLTIDEGKLIEKIVKQTGQVFQVGTMQRTENQQRFLQAIALIREGRIGEIKKVTCGINGATGSPVIPAIDVPEGLDWDFWLGPAPKVAYRALPEMRKGYGGGVPLYTNCHYAWRNWYEYSGGQMNDWGAHHVDIATWALGAGDTGPNKITPVSYSLPVDYKDGYPTVADQYNSPTKFEIHANMPGDIPLVITSEGDNGILFEGTKGRFFVNRGKIVGKPVEDLESNPLPEGAVEDVYGGPVAENHTDNFVQAMRNRTQPISDVWSHNRMLETCHLANIAIRLGRELNWDPAKREIVGDEEANSFLSRESRKGYEIDM, encoded by the coding sequence ATGTCCCGAGTCGCCATCCACTCACGCCGTCGTTTCCTGCAAGCCATGGCGGCCACCGGCGCGGCCGGTGTTTCCCTGGCCGCATCGCCGCGATCGATGGCCGCGATCTCGCCGAACGAACGCCCGGTCTTTGCAACGATCGGACTGCGCAATCAAGGGTGGACGATCACCAGCAAGTCGTTCAAGTACGCCGATTTTGCCGCGCTGGCCGACGTCGATGCGAATGTTCTGGGTGAGAACATCGAGAAGGTCAAAGAACGCCAGGGCACGGCTCCCGAAGGTTATGCGGATTACCGCAAGGTGCTGGAACGCAAAGACATCGACGCCGTCATGATCGCGACGCCCGATCACTGGCACACCAAGATCGCCGTCGAAGCCATGCTGGCGGGCAAAGACGTCTACTGCGAAAAACCCCTGACGCTGACGATCGATGAAGGCAAATTGATCGAAAAGATCGTCAAGCAAACCGGACAAGTGTTCCAAGTCGGAACAATGCAGCGGACCGAGAACCAGCAGCGTTTCCTGCAAGCCATCGCACTCATTCGCGAAGGCCGAATCGGCGAAATCAAGAAGGTCACTTGCGGAATCAACGGTGCCACTGGTTCCCCCGTGATTCCCGCCATCGATGTTCCTGAAGGTCTCGATTGGGATTTCTGGCTCGGACCGGCACCTAAGGTTGCCTACCGTGCGTTGCCAGAAATGCGAAAAGGCTACGGCGGCGGTGTGCCTCTTTACACGAATTGCCACTACGCTTGGCGGAACTGGTACGAATACTCCGGTGGTCAAATGAACGACTGGGGTGCCCACCACGTCGACATCGCGACTTGGGCATTGGGAGCCGGCGATACCGGTCCGAACAAGATCACGCCTGTCAGCTATTCGTTGCCGGTGGACTATAAAGACGGATACCCAACCGTTGCCGACCAATACAACTCGCCGACGAAATTCGAGATTCACGCCAACATGCCGGGCGACATTCCGCTCGTCATCACGAGCGAAGGCGACAACGGCATTTTGTTTGAGGGCACCAAAGGTCGCTTCTTCGTCAACCGAGGAAAGATCGTGGGCAAACCTGTCGAGGATTTGGAATCGAACCCGCTTCCCGAAGGCGCGGTGGAAGACGTCTACGGCGGCCCGGTGGCTGAGAACCATACGGACAACTTTGTCCAAGCCATGCGAAATCGCACCCAGCCGATCTCGGACGTTTGGTCGCACAACCGCATGTTGGAAACCTGTCACTTGGCCAACATCGCGATCCGTTTGGGCCGTGAATTGAATTGGGATCCCGCCAAACGCGAAATCGTCGGCGATGAAGAAGCGAACTCGTTCCTGTCGCGCGAAAGCCGCAAGGGCTACGAGATCGACATGTAG